Proteins co-encoded in one Yamadazyma tenuis chromosome 1, complete sequence genomic window:
- the HYM1 gene encoding Hym1p (COG:S; EggNog:ENOG503NY6M; BUSCO:EOG092633QB): protein MSFLFKRNPRTPQEVVRSLNEQISKIDLTNDNHKKYQDDCARFLKQMKVILNGDDETEPQPDQITLLAQEIYQTDCLYYLITNLSKLNFDSRKDVSILFSNLLRRKIGNQSPTVDYLINSKPEIIMLLIKGQVHHEIGLICGSIIRDCIKFEVINSLIIASKVFWNYFGYVQSDIFEVATDSFTTLHDLLTLHKKLVSEFLTSNYDQFNKNINQLIQSKNYVVKRQSVRLLSELVLTRTNQNFLNRYFDDTINLKVVMLLLSDKSKNLQIEGFHIFKFFIAKPKKSQKIMDILIKNKSNFIEFLEKFDLSSLNDSTIIDEKDYVWNEIKKLPEIERL from the coding sequence ATGTCTTTTTTGTTTAAGAGAAATCCTCGTACCCCCCAAGAAGTGGTGAGAAGCTTGAATGAACAGATCTCGAAGATCGATTTAACCAACGATAACCACAAAAAGTACCAGGATGATTGTGCACGGTTTTTAAAGCAAatgaaggtgattttgaatggTGACGATGAAACAGAACCACAACCTGACCAAATCACCTTGCTCGCGCAAGAGATCTATCAAACTGACTGTTTGTATTACTTGATAACtaacttgtccaagttgaattttGACAGCAGAAAGGATGTTTCTATACTATTTCTGAATCTTTTACGGCGCAAGATTGGTAACCAATCGCCTACAGTTGATTACCTTATCAATTCTAAACCCGAAATCATAATGTTGTTGATTAAAGGTCAAGTCCATCATGAAATCGGGTTGATTTGTGGATCTATAATCAGAGATTGTATTAAGTTCGAGGTGATAAATAGCTTGATTATCGCAAGTAAGGTCTTTTGGAATTACTTCGGTTATGTCCAGAGCGATATCTTTGAAGTTGCCACCGATTCTTTCACTACTTTACATGACTTGTTGACATTGCACAAAAAGCTTGTATCGGAATTTTTGACCAGTAACTACGAccagttcaacaaaaatatcaaccagttgatcCAGCTGAAAAACTATGTGGTCAAACGTCAAAGTGTGCGGCTTTTGAGTGAATTGGTATTGACCAGAACAAACCAGAACTTTCTTAACAGGTATTTTGATGATACAATAAACTTGAAAGTAGTGATGCTTCTCCTCAGTGATAAACTGAAAAACCTACAAATCGAAGGATTCCAcattttcaaattttttATTGCCAAACCTAAAAAGTCCCAGAAAATCATGGATATCTTAATCAAAAATAAGTCCAACTTTATcgagtttttggaaaagtttgaCTTATCAAGCCTCAACGACTCCACCATTATCGATGAAAAGGATTATGTGTGGaacgaaatcaagaaattgcCTGAAATCGAAAGATTATAA
- the VPS36 gene encoding Vacuolar protein-sorting-associated protein 36 (COG:U; BUSCO:EOG09262LQT; EggNog:ENOG503P0KE), translating into MTSTVPSAAINVWQPVNINRSNRPVLKDDEEIVYIRDNVGLYQGRVKIVNRQSGRVYLTNKRVIYIDNKDIKKSMAVDIDRIYLAATIDGFLRSSPKVKLYVNVEEDSKGGSKSVSLFKSLDWVCKICSFNNHLDSNYNLNNLPRCVSCGIPPQTKYIESLQNREEETSNGLEERRDDQCTKCTFINHPSLRYCEMCGSELKSSIPEDLRAKLHSSSAPDINDEQGSFNRLDIVLEGEESYSGDAKYVKLSFRTGNEQQFYTMLNEILEKRRWEELQSRGGVNQGAVKLNNVEESVRIKESGIYRLQLISEQTRKQNEMTLSSSLEDLEQLMYKAQDLLKLSSSFNSFIKPRVQYNVKLSALTVSKTSKIYHEELARHLSEYLTNYKLVKSSAMITLPDLFADYNRYLILTQGFGMELVTSEDFGTSVECFEKLSLPVVLREYDTGLKIVRPKFNDDYSAIIVNHLKNQEVQFKFNKLKQSILQSFDQSFDQDDYFKTGYKYFKGSTVSEISEHFTWSNDITIEELKKLVEDGLILIDKTISGTFYFINKITNYDFDQEREHDEQLKQEVESQLIKEQAQLEASNWGSLEPIEFQDVEYDSPAMKELKGLKLT; encoded by the coding sequence ATGACATCGACGGTTCCATCGGCTGCTATCAACGTGTGGCAGCCTGTGAACATCAATCGAAGTAACCGACCGGTTCTtaaagatgatgaggaaaTCGTTTATATCAGAGACAATGTTGGACTCTACCAGGGCCGGGTGAAGATCGTCAATCGTCAGAGTGGTCGGGTATATTTAACCAACAAAAGAGTGATTTACATTGACAACAAGGATATCAAAAAGTCAATGGCTGTTGACATCGATAGGATATATTTGGCTGCAACCATTGATGGGTTTCTACGGTCATCTCCAAAAGTCAAACTATATGTGAACgtggaagaagattccAAAGGCGGGTCCAAGTCTGTGAGCTTGTTCAAGCTGTTGGACTGGGTGTGTAAGATATGTTCATTTAACAATCATCTCGACTCTAACtacaatttgaacaatctACCCAGATGTGTATCATGTGGGAttcctccacaaacaaagTATATTGAGAGCCTCCAGAACAGGGAAGAGGAGACTTCAAACGGGTTGGAAGAACGCAGAGATGACCAATGTACCAAGTGTACATTTATTAATCACCCATCCCTACGGTACTGCGAGATGTGCGGAAGTGAGTTGAAGTCGAGTATACCAGAAGACCTTAGGGCCAAATTACATTCAAGCTCTGCTCCTGACATCAATGATGAGCAGGGAAGTTTTAATAGGCTCGATATCGTCcttgaaggagaagaacTGTACTCAGGAGATGCCAAATATGTGAAACTCAGTTTCAGAACCGGCAATGAGCAACAGTTTTATACTATGTTGAACGAAATCTTGGAAAAAAGAAGATGGGAAGAGCTTCAGAGTCGAGGTGGAGTGAACCAGGGAGCTGTCAAACTCAATAATGTGGAAGAGCTGGTAAGAATCAAAGAAAGTGGAATTTACAGGCTTCAATTGATCAGTGAACAGACCCGTAAGCAGAATGAGATGACCCTAAGCAGTTCATTGGAGGATCTTGAGCAGTTGATGTATAAGGCCCAGGATTTGCTCAAGCTCTCGTCATCTTTCAACCTGTTTATCAAGCCTCGAGTCCAATACAACGTCAAACTCAGTGCTCTTACCGTTAGTAAAACATCGAAGATATATCACGAAGAGCTTGCCAGGCATCTCAGCGAGTACTTGACCAACTATAAGTTGGTCAAGAGTTCAGCAATGATCACGTTACCAGATTTATTTGCTGACTACAACCGATATTTGATCTTAACTCAAGGATTCGGAATGGAACTTGTGACATCTGAAGATTTCGGCACGTCAGTTGAATGTTTTGAGAAGCTCAGCTTACCGGTTGTGCTTCGGGAGTACGATACGGGCTTGAAGATTGTTCGTCCCAAGTTCAACGATGACTACTCAGCTATAATCGTGaatcacttgaagaaccaggAGGTTcaattcaagttcaataagttgaaaCAGAGCATTTTACAGTCTTTCGATCAAAGTTTCGACCAGGACGATTATTTCAAAACTGGCTACAAGTACTTCAAGGGAAGCACTGTTAGTGAGATCAGTGAACATTTTACCTGGTCCAACGATatcaccattgaagaacttaagaagttggtggaggatGGGCTCATTTTGATAGACAAGACGATTCTGGGCACCTTctatttcatcaataagatcaccaactacgactttgatcaagaacgTGAACACGATGAGCAGTTGAAGCAAGAGGTTGAGAGTCAATTGATTAAGGAACAGGCTCAACTAGAAGCTTCGAATTGGGGATCGCTAGAACCAATTGAATTTCAAGACGTTGAGTATGACAGTCCGGCAATGAAGGAGTTAAAAGGGTTGAAATTGACGTAA
- the BAT2 gene encoding branched-chain-amino-acid transaminase bat2 (COG:E; EggNog:ENOG503NVAG) — protein MFTRFIRSGISSQNRGLFRSMSSLDASSLVINKTTTPKAKLPNDQLVFGKTFTDHILEIEWTAENGWATPTINPYHKLELDPSAVVFHYAFELFEGLKAYKDASGNSRLFRVNKNMKRMNASAERIDLPAFDEAELSKLIAKFVEVEQDFIPEGHGYSLYLRPTMIGTTASLGVNTPDKALIFVIASPVGPYYKTGFKPVSLEATENAVRAWPGGSGNSKLGANYAPCIKPQREAATRGHQQNLWLFGEEGFVTEVGTMNAFFVFETEDGKKEIATAPLDGTILEGVTRDSILDLCREKLDPNEWIVSERKFTIHEVKEASAKGKLIEAFGAGTAAIVSPIKNITFRGEDINVPVALGSSGELTKQLLDWIEQIQYGEAEYKNWSTPTKDY, from the coding sequence ATGTTCACCAGATTTATAAGAAGTGGAATCTCCAGTCAAAATAGAGGATTATTCAGAAGCATGTCCTCCTTAGACGCTAGCAGTTTagtcatcaacaagaccACCACTCCAAAGGCCAAGTTACCTAACGACCAGTTGGTATTTGGTAAGACCTTCACCGATCACATTTTGGAGATCGAATGGACTGCTGAAAACGGATGGGCCACTCCCACCATCAACCCTTACCACAAGCTCGAGTTGGATCCAAGTGCTGTTGTCTTCCACTATGCCTTTGAATTGTTCGAAGGTTTAAAGGCTTATAAAGATGCGTCAGGTAACTCTAGATTGTTTAGAGTTAACAAGAATATGAAGAGAATGAATGCTTCTGCTGAAAGAATTGACTTACCAGCGTTTGACGAAGCTGaattgtccaagttgattgcaaagtttgttgaagtggAACAGGATTTCATTCCTGAAGGCCACGGTTACTCCTTGTACTTGAGACCCACTATGATTGGGACCACTGCTTCTTTGGGAGTAAATACTCCAGACAAGGCCTTAATCTTTGTCATTGCTTCTCCTGTTGGACCATACTACAAGACCGGATTCAAGCCAGTATCGTTGGAAGCTACTGAAAATGCCGTCAGAGCTTGGCCTGGTGGAAGTGGTAACAGTAAATTGGGTGCTAACTACGCTCCTTGCATTAAACCTCAAAGAGAAGCTGCTACCAGAggccaccaacaaaacTTGTGGTTgtttggtgaagaaggattCGTCACCGAAGTTGGAACCATGAACGCAttctttgtgtttgagACTGAAGATGGAAAGAAGGAAATCGCTACTGCTCCATTGGACGGAACCATCTTGGAAGGTGTTACCAGAGATTCCATCTTGGATTTGTGTAGAGAAAAGTTGGACCCTAATGAGTGGATTGTCAGCGAACGTAAATTCACCATCCATGAGGTTAAGGAAGCCTCTGCCAAAGgaaagttgattgaagcttttggtgctggtaCTGCTGCCATTGTTTCTCCAATCAAGAACATTACTTTCAGAGGGGAAGACATCAATGTTCCAGTTGCTTTAGGATCTTCAGGTGAGTTGACCAAGCAATTGTTGGACTGGattgaacaaatccaaTATGGTGAAGCGGAGTACAAGAACTGGTCTACTCCTACCAAGGATTACTGA
- the DUR3 gene encoding urea active transporter (COG:E; EggNog:ENOG503NUX6) produces the protein MSTSELYVPLGQGAGYGVVLGLGLFFAAGMMLITYVLKRYNREVMTAEEFSTAGRSVKKFLISACVVSSWTWSATLLTSTTQTYKNGISGAFYYASGATCQIILFSCLAIKAKERAPGAHTYLEIVKARYGKTTHLVYCTWGIITNILVTAMLLAGGSGVVSDLTGMDVSAACLLIPLGVVIYTLFGGLKATFITDYVHGAAVVILAMIFGFVVWSTDSELGSPGKVWELVTQVGIDKPREGNADGSYLTMHSRSGGIFFVVNIVGNFGTVFLDNGYFNKAFAANPAAAMPGYVMGGLAWFAIPFFLATTMGMAALALENSPAWPTYPRSLSTYEINAGLVLPNAAVALLGKGGAVAALFLSFTAVTSAMSSELIAVSSIVTFDFYRTYFNPNASGKRLMMVSHISVSIFAYVMAGFAIGLYYAGVSMGYLYELMGVIIGGAVLPSALTLLSTKQNAAAAIWTPPIATGLAIMAWLATTKGLFGSITVDTTFEDDAMLTGNVVALLTPAITIPILTWAFKPQNFDWDVLKSITRVSEEEELIEAETGMVPVSQDLEKDAGSVSKMEPITSQVSRVASEIAMVNKDKYAEESAMLAKSFKIVVALCAFLTISMVVIWPMPMYGSSYIFSKKFFTGWIVVGFMWIFFTAGVTIIGPVYESRGSIANTFRCIFWDLTGRGYKVKEWQNANMEKLHSVRSQVRAHLDSQLSTEVVEARNIDEYISNDESEEKK, from the coding sequence ATGTCGACTTCAGAATTATACGTGCCATTGGGCCAAGGTGCCGGGTATGGTGTGGTTCTTGGACTCGGGCTTTTTTTCGCTGCTGGGATGATGTTGATCACCTACGTGTTGAAGAGATACAACCGTGAAGTTATGACTGCTGAAGAGTTTTCTACCGCCGGTAGATCCGTtaagaagttcttgatcagTGCTTGTGTGGTGAGTTCGTGGACCTGGAGTGCTACGCTTTTGACCTCCACCACCCAGACCTATAAAAATGGTATTTCAGGTGCTTTCTACTATGCTTCTGGTGCTACTTGCCAGATTATTTTATTCAGTTGTTTGGCCATTAAAGCTAAAGAAAGAGCTCCGGGAGCCCACACTTATCTTGAAATAGTCAAGGCCCGGTACGGTAAGACCACCCATTTGGTTTACTGTACTTGGGGTATTATTACCAATATTTTGGTTACTGCCATGTTGTTGGCTGGTGGTTCTGGTGTGGTAAGCGACTTGACAGGAATGGATGTATCAGCTGCGTGTTTGTTGATTCCATTGGGAGTTGTGATCTATACGTTGTTCGGAGGATTAAAGGCCACCTTTATCACCGATTATGTCCATGGAGCTGCCGTGGTGATCCTTGCCATGatctttggatttgtcGTGTGGTCCACCGACAGTGAGCTTGGATCTCCTGGAAAAGTATGGGAGTTGGTGACCCAGGTGGGAATCGACAAGCCCCGGGAAGGAAATGCCGATGGTAGTTACTTGACTATGCACTCCCGGTCCGGGGGTATTTTTTTTGTGGTGAACATTGTGGGTAACTTTGGTACtgtgtttttggacaaTGGATACTTTAACAAGGCATTTGCTGCCAACCCAGCAGCTGCCATGCCTGGATACGTGATGGGTGGATTGGCCTGGTTTGCCATTCCATTCTTCCTTGCCACCACTATGGGAATGGCTGCCTTGGCTTTAGAAAACTCCCCTGCCTGGCCCACTTACCCCCGTTCTTTGAGTACCTACGAAATCAACGCTGGTTTGGTGTTACCCAACGCCGCCGTGGCCTTGTTGGGTAAGGGAGGGGCAGTTGCCGCCTTGTTCTTATCGTTCACAGCCGTGACATCGGCCATGTCGTCGGAATTGATTGCTGTGTCTTCGATTGTGACTTTTGATTTCTACAGAACCTACTTTAACCCCAATGCCAGTGGTAAACGGTTGATGATGGTGTCCCACATCTCGGTGTCAATCTTTGCCTATGTTATGGCCGGGTTCGCTATTGGATTATACTATGCTGGTGTATCAATGGGATACTTGTACGAGTTGATGGGAGTGATTATTGGTGGAGCCGTATTGCCTCTGGCATTGACTCTTTTGAGCACCAAACAGaatgctgctgctgctatCTGGACCCCTCCTATTGCCACCGGTTTGGCCATCATGGCCTGgttggccaccaccaagggTTTATTTGGTTCTATTACTGTTGACACcacttttgaagatgatgcCATGTTGACCGGTAATGTGGTTGCATTATTGACCCCTGCCATCACCATTCCAATTCTTACGTGGGCGTTCAAGCCTCAGAACTTTGACTGGGACGTGTTAAAGAGCATCACCAGGGTTagcgaagaagaagagttgatcGAGGCCGAAACTGGTATGGTTCCAGTATCGCaggatttggaaaaggatGCTGGCTCCGTATCCAAGATGGAACCAATTACTTCCCAGGTGTCTCGGGTTGCAAGTGAAATCGCTATGGTCAACAAGGACAAGTATGCAGAAGAAAGTGCCATGTTGGCTAAGTCGTTCAAGATTGTGGTTGCTCTTTGTGCCTTTTTAACCATTTCTatggtggtgatttggCCAATGCCTATGTACGGAAGTTCTTACATTTTCAGTAAGAAGTTCTTTACCGGATGGATTGTGGTTGGATTTATGTGGATCTTTTTCACTGCTGGAGTGACTATTATCGGTCCAGTGTATGAGAGTAGAGGATCTATTGCCAATACTTTCAGGTGTATTTTCTGGGATTTGACAGGTCGGGGTTACAAGGTCAAAGAGTGGCAAAATGCCAACATGGAGAAGTTACACTCCGTGAGATCTCAAGTCCGGGCTCATTTGGATAGCCAGTTGAGCACCGAGGTGGTTGAGGCCAGAAACATCGACGAGTACATCAGTAATGATGAGctggaagagaagaagtgA
- a CDS encoding alpha mannosidase (CAZy:GH47; COG:G; EggNog:ENOG503NU24), translated as MRYLRNETKSLFDHAWTSYMKYGFPMDEVRPITCEPYGPDVKDYTNVIRNDVLGNISSTLMDNLDTLVILEKWDDLEMALGYLYREKDSYFDKDVVVQVFEMTIRSLGGLLSIHTILSDSSLMKNLRFRQICQNYDGFLLEMAYDLGKRLIPAFKTTNNIPVPRVNLKRGVKGVPSSLQLETCTSGVTTPVLEMTLLSKLTGDLQFEKYTQLAFWKIWNSRSSLDLLPMTISPAESEWKDSITGIGASIDSFYEYCVKGSILFDDTHMWEVFKTSYKALMTHSVKGSPDEFTSLIFANIGSEEGLDATIWIDSLSGFWPGVQVLSGQLKDAIGTHMVFLKLWDYFQIIPERWNFLLPKEAIKSEEDTIGLEWYPLRPEFVESTYYLYQATHDPMYLQIGETVLNLFKTKFMAPCGFKGVQDVRTGSFQNRMESFVLSETLKYLYLLFDEQNEVFLHSKRMGDTNWVFSTEGHPLWFDYNTEKTFKGSNITPKKHEFVAEGHRENSMFKSFKGLFSTTRKLKDGTTKDITIEYIDDHEFVDPFQYKFDKCEVNPFTSGSTDFMKSSYYELDNLFNLDYEYSSHLYHPHYLPQTSLDNSYIELADDFYKRFTLFNPKLTCSLQSNTEKFDIFIGDKTSIRNNSLTLIPSSNTLWIHEFDNVRLSMELIQKGKIDSRHNYITQQQVETTNSRLVEGVLDPNITLYDASVRITRINGVFVKPEHELVVSRFTQDQLKRPGANKRKDRLTIYNSQVLLDGVVIENLRITD; from the coding sequence ATGCGCTATTTGAGAAACGAAACAAAATCACTCTTTGACCACGCTTGGACATCATACATGAAATATGGCTTTCCTATGGATGAGGTGAGACCAATCACTTGTGAGCCATATGGCCCCGACGTTAAGGATTACACCAACGTGATACGAAACGACGTTCTTGGAAATATATCTCTGACCCTAATGGATAATCTTGATACGTTGGtgattcttgaaaaatggGATGATTTGGAGATGGCATTGGGGTATTTGTACCGAGAGAAAGATTCATACTTTGACAAGGATGTGGTAGTACAAGTGTTCGAGATGACCATCCGGTCATTGGGAGGATTACTTTCGATACATACAATATTGAGTGACAGCTCACTAATGAAGAACTTGCGATTTCGCCAGATATGCCAGAATTACGATgggtttcttcttgaaatgGCATATGATTTGGGCAAGCGGTTGATCCCTGCCTTCAAAACCACAAATAATATTCCAGTCCCGCGAGTTAACTTGAAAAGAGGTGTCAAAGGAGTGCCATCCAGTTTACAATTAGAAACATGCACATCTGGAGTCACCACGCCAGTCCTAGAAATGACGTTACTTTCGAAGTTAACGGGTGACCTacaatttgaaaagtacaCCCAGCTAGcattttggaagatttggaatTCAAGACTGTCTTTGGATTTGCTCCCCATGACGATTTCCCCAGCGGAAAGTGAATGGAAGGATTCGATTACAGGAATCGGAGCCTCAATTGATTCCTTCTACGAGTATTGCGTCAAAGGATCGATATTATTTGATGATACGCATATGTGGgaagttttcaaaactTCATATAAGGCACTTATGACCCATCTGGTTAAGGGTAGTCCAGACGAGTTCACTTCACTAATCTTCGCAAACATTGGTAGTGAGGAAGGGCTAGATGCTACAATTTGGATTGACCTGTTGAGCGGCTTTTGGCCAGGTGTGCAAGTGCTAAGTGGACAGTTGAAAGATGCCATTGGTACACATATGGTGTTTTTAAAGCTTTGGGATTATTTTCAAATAATCCCCGAAAGATGGAATTTTTTGCTACCAAAAGAAGCGATTAAACTGGAGGAAGATACCATTGGCTTGGAATGGTATCCTTTAAGACCCGAGTTTGTAGAGTCCACTTACTACTTATACCAAGCCACGCACGATCCCATGTACCTTCAAATCGGTGAAACGGTGttgaatctcttcaaaaccAAGTTCATGGCTCCATGCGGGTTCAAGGGGGTCCAGGACGTTAGAACAGGTTCATTTCAAAATAGGATGGAGTCGTTTGTCCTTAGTGAGACCTTGAAGTACTTGTACTTGCTATTTGACGAACAAAACGAGGTATTTTTGCACAGCAAAAGAATGGGAGATACAAACTGGGTATTCTCCACAGAGGGACATCCATTATGGTTTGACTACAATACAGAGAAGACGTTTAAAGGTTCTAATATCACTCCAAAGAAACATGAGTTTGTCGCTGAGGGACACCGTGAGAACCtgatgttcaagtcatttAAAGGACTTTTCAGCACCACTCGAAAGCTAAAAGATGGAACCACCAAAGATATTACAATCGAGTATATCGATGATcatgagtttgtggatccaTTCCAGTATAAGTTTGACAAGTGTGAAGTCAACCCATTTACAAGTGGTAGTACAGATTTCATGAAGTCCAGCTACTATGAACTAGataacttgttcaatttaGACTACGAGTATTCCTCGCACCTTTACCATCCCCATTATCTTCCACAAACAAGTCTAGATAACAGCTACATCGAGTTGGCGGATGACTTCTACAAACGCTTCACTCTATTTAATCCCAAGCTCACATGCTCACTTCAATCAAACACCGAGAAATTCGACATTTTCATAGGTGACAAGACTAGCATTCGAAACAATTCATTGACGTTGATCCCACTGTCGAACACTCTCTGGATCCATGAGTTTGACAATGTCCGCCTATCGATGGAGTTAATACAGAAAGGAAAAATAGATTCGAGGCATAATTATATTACTCAGCAGCAAGTAGAAACCACTAATCTGAGATTGGTGGAAGGAGTGTTGGATCCAAACATAACTCTCTACGATGCATCAGTGAGAATCACACGCATTAATGGGGTGTTCGTTAAACCTGAACATGAACTTGTTGTTTCGAGATTCACGCAAGATCAGCTTAAGCGCCCCGGCGCAAACAAGAGAAAGGATCGTCTAACCATATACAACTCAcaggttcttcttgatggtgtGGTGATAGAGAACTTGCGAATAACAGATTGA